AGGAACCAGTACTCGCCGCCGGGCAGCCGCTCCTCGTCGACGGTGTGCAGCGACAGCAGCACGGCGACCAGCGCGCCGCCCAGGGCGATCAGCTGGAAGGCCAGCGCGAAGTGGTCCGCGACGTAGCTGCAGGCGCCCGGCCCGGCCACCGTCCGCAGGCAGAACGTCGCCCGGGCATCGCCGCGCACCAGCGGGAGCATCGACAGCAGGGCGAGCAGCAGGCCCGCGGCCGAGGCCCAGCCGAGGACGCGCTTGCGGCCGTCCGGCAGGAACAGGTCGGCGAGCAGCACGGCGAGCGCGGCCAGCGCCGCGATCAGCGGCGGTGCGACGGCCGTCCAGTCCACCGACTGGATGAGGCCGCCCGGGTCGGCGACGGCGAGAGCGTTCATGGCGGGCTGCCCCAGGGGAGGAGATCCGAGCGGGGTGCTGATCACGGCTCAGCCACCCCCGAGGAGGTGCTTGACGGCCGGGTCGGACAGGCCGAGCAGCAGGGCCGGCCACAGGCCCGCGACCAGGGTGAGCGCGGCGAGCGGCGTCCAGCTGACCGCCTCGTACGCCAGCAGGTCGGGCACGCCGGAGACCGCGGCGGGCTGCTTCGGGTCGCCCATGCAGATCCGCCGCACCACGACGAGCAGGTACGCGGCGGTGAGCAGGGTGCCCAGGCCGGCCAGCACCATGTAGGTCAGGAAGGCGGGCCGGGACAGCCCGGCGGCCGGGTCGAAGGCGCCGAACATCGCGAGCACCTCGCCCCAGAACCCCGCCAGGCCCGGCAGCCCGAGGCTGGCGACGGCGGCGAAGGCCAGCAGCGCGCCGATCCGCGGTGTCCGGCCGTACAGCGCCGCGCCGGTCGCGCCGGCCAGGGTGTCGAGGTCGGAGGTGCCGTAGCGGTCCTTGACCGCGCCGACGAGGAAGAACAGCAGGCCGGTGACCAGGCCGTGCGCGATGTTGGCGAACAGCGCGCCGTTCACGCCGGCCGGGGTGAGCGAGGCGATGCCGAGCAGGACGAAGCCCATGTGGCCGACGGACGAGAACGCGATCAGCCGCTTGAGGTCGCCCTTGGCGCCCGGGCGGGCGAGGGCCAGGCAGGCCAGCGAGCCGTACACGATGCCGACCGCGGCGAACGCGCCCAGGTAGGGGGCGAAGGTGGCGGCGCCCTCCGGGACGATCGGCAGCCAGACCCGGACGAGGCCGTAGGTGCCCATCTTGAGGAGCACGCCGGCCAGCAGCACCGAGCCGGCGGTGGGCGCCGAGGTGTG
The Kitasatospora paranensis genome window above contains:
- a CDS encoding NADH-quinone oxidoreductase subunit M, producing MNAVLIALLLLPLAGAAATLAPFGADRATADRRALRFGTAVTGAVLVLTVVLAAGFDHDRPSRMQAVTDVRWIPALDVRLHLGVDGISLPLLVLTALLTFLCAVYSTRRLPSGDGVPSAQAFTGLLLLLEVGMLATFAVLDLVLFFVAFEVVLIPMYFLIARWGSGAKVPAANRFILYTLLGSAVMLLGFLLIGTKAGTFDMTRLAAAHGSGLSHTTQVVAALAILLGLAVKAPAWPLHSWLPDAHTSAPTAGSVLLAGVLLKMGTYGLVRVWLPIVPEGAATFAPYLGAFAAVGIVYGSLACLALARPGAKGDLKRLIAFSSVGHMGFVLLGIASLTPAGVNGALFANIAHGLVTGLLFFLVGAVKDRYGTSDLDTLAGATGAALYGRTPRIGALLAFAAVASLGLPGLAGFWGEVLAMFGAFDPAAGLSRPAFLTYMVLAGLGTLLTAAYLLVVVRRICMGDPKQPAAVSGVPDLLAYEAVSWTPLAALTLVAGLWPALLLGLSDPAVKHLLGGG